A DNA window from Drosophila pseudoobscura strain MV-25-SWS-2005 chromosome 2, UCI_Dpse_MV25, whole genome shotgun sequence contains the following coding sequences:
- the LOC4800936 gene encoding transmembrane protein 47 isoform X1, translating into MSPLDEKFTAQQKQQQQQQQQQQQQQPQNNSLGSFHNKMNVLPNYTMSGMSSFDAESLPDYSEFDSESVTLDYYKESVLRPPAEKMAPTTTIETITITRPLKVIAFICGVIVVALMCMALASTDWLMAADWRQGLFVHCIEDDSVAPLPFNIQDPPGCYWTRDVGYIKATAALCIITLITDVIATVLTGMGLKTQNHNLKYKFYRIAVLVMLVSLLAVLSALIVYPVCFAGELTMANRRVWEFGWAYGVGWGAAIFLFGAVVLLLCDKESEEIYYKERKIVHENQMRA; encoded by the exons ATGTCGCCACTTGATGAAAAGTTCACggcacaacaaaagcagcagcaacaacaacaacaacaacaacagcagcagcagccacaaaacaaCAGCCTTGGTAGCTTCCACAACAAAATGAACGTACTGCCCAATTACACGATGAGTGGCATGAGCTCCTTTGATGCCGAATCCCTGCCCGATTACTCAGAATTTGATTCCGAATCGGTAACATTGGACTATTACAAGGAGAG TGTACTACGTCCACCAGCGGAGAAAATGGCGCCGACAACAACGATTGAGACCATCACAATCACGAGGCCACTCAAG GTGATTGCATTTATCTGTGGCGTCATTGTGGTGGCCCTCATGTGTATGGCCCTGGCCTCAACAGACTGGCTGATGGCCGCTGACTGGCGGCAGGGCCTCTTTGTGCACTGCATTGAGGATGATTCGGTGGCGCCGCTGCCGTTTAACATACAGGATCCACCAGGTTGCTACTGGACCCGGGACGTAG GCTACATTAAGGCCACGGCTGCGCTCTGCATTATCACATTGATAACAGATGTCATTGCCACAGTGCTGACCGGCATGGGCCTAAAAACACAGAATCATAATCTAAAATATAAGTTTTATCGCATAGCGGTATTGGTGATGCTTGTTTCCT TGCTGGCCGTACTGTCCGCCTTGATCGTGTATCCTGTGTGCTTTGCCGGCGAGCTGACCATGG CCAATCGTCGAGTTTGGGAGTTTGGCTGGGCCTATGGCGTGGGCTGGGGTGCTGCCATCTTCCTGTTTGGCGCCGTGGTCCTGCTGCTCTGTGACAAGGAATCGGAGGAGATCTACTACAAGGAGAGGAAGATCGTACATGAAAACCAAATGCGCGCCTAG
- the Takl2 gene encoding mitogen-activated protein kinase kinase kinase 7, translating into MTDSATVPEIIPFEDIALGEILGRGYYGQVYKAVWGDLSIAVKRIQEGFEDKEFKREVNQLSKISHENIIKLYGVSIHERTVHLLIEYVDGGSLHNFLHAEWKPSYTLAHAINWGLQIAKGVAYLHAMKPKAVIHRDIKALNSLLGQRGLHLKICDFGTVVDMTNSMSTDRGTALYMAPEVCRGKHYTEKCDVHSWAMTLWEILSRRQPYGNLITHYQVTMAVITGERPPLDQVRVDCPEHIKLLMRDCWDLDPSRRHSMQDVVTVLKEFITNNEDQLKPLEYVFRNQEVLPL; encoded by the exons ATGACTGATTCGGCGACAGTACCTGAGATAATTCCATTTGAAGATATCGCACTGGGAGAG ATCCTCGGAAGGGGCTACTATGGACAGGTCTATAAAGCAGTGTGGGGCGACCTTTCGATTGCCGTCAAGAGGATACAAGAGGGCTTCGAGGACAAGGAATTCAAGAGGGAGGTAAACCAGTTGTCGAAGATCAGCCATGAAAATATCATAAAGCTCTATGGCGTCTCAATACACGAGAGAACAGTCCATCTACTCATAGAGTATGTCGATGGTGGATCTCTGCACAATTTCCTGCATGCCGAATGGAAGCCAAGCTACACGTTGGCTCATGCCATCAACTGGGGACTCCAGATCGCAAAG GGTGTTGCTTATCTTCATGCCATGAAACCCAAAGCGGTGATACATCGCGACATAAAGGCCCTCAATTCACTGCTGGGGCAGAGGGGCCTCCATCTGAAAATCTGTGACTTTGGCACTGTTGTGGACATGACCAATTCGATGTCGACCGATCGAGGCACTGCCCTCTATATGGCACCCGAG GTATGCAGGGGTAAACACTACACCGAGAAGTGCGATGTACATAGCTGGGCCATGACCCTCTGGGAGATACTATCGCGTAGGCAGCCGTACGGAAATCTTATTACCCATTATCAGGTCACAATGGCCGTGATCACAG GTGAACGGCCACCATTGGATCAGGTAAGGGTGGACTGTCCTGAGCACATAAAACTCTTGATGAGAGACTGTTGGGATCTGGATCCCAGCAGAAGACACTCGATGCAGGATGTCGTCACGGTCTTGAAGGAGTTCATTACAAACAATGAGGATCAACTCAAGCCTTTGGAGTATGTATTCAGGAATCAGGAAGTGCTGCCCTTATAA
- the Dcr-1 gene encoding endoribonuclease Dcr-1, which yields MAFHWCDNNLHTTVFTPRDFQVELLAAAYERNTIICLGHRSSKEFIALKLLQELSRRGRRHGKVSVYLSCQVGINKEPASIYTMLTHLTDLRVWQEQPDMQTPFAHNWMDYHVSILRPEGFLCLLVSGELPLTSVELIVLEDCHDSAVYQRILPIFLDHILPARPADRPRILGLAGPLHSAGCELQQLSAMLVTLEQNVLCRIETASDIVTVLRYCSKPHEYIVQCAPFEMDELSLVLADILNTHKSFLMDHRYDPFEIYGMDQFMEDLKDIPDPKLDPLNVIDSLLVVLHEMGPWCTQRAAHHFYQSNEKLKVKTPHERHYLLYCLVSTALVQLHSLCDHTFQKQLGGDPRQTIERYSSPKVKRLLQTLRCFKPEEGHGHGHGHGHGQAEVLRKMRHQVEQADFNKLSHALETKCQVVDQLETQATDARTLVANLEHMLQHPEGKPMPRRNSHRPLPPAASAATAQAQSSPAKGKHSANPHNRVRRRVYTRRHNRDQHDGGDTLCALIYCNQNHTARVLFELLAEMGKRDADLKFLRCQYTTDRVADPTTEPKEAELEHRRQEEVLKRFRMHDCNVLIGTSVLEEGIDVPKCNLVVRWDPPTTYRSYVQCKGRARAAPAYHVILVAPRYTSPAIGVVQLTDKSHRFICGAGGGAADSTEVDSDSDDSAMPNSLGSDPYTFGTARGTVKILNPEVFSSVPPMACEIKEIQDETPAIAMDSSNSSDEAVSLNNTPPSESQSSGDPKIPRKRFQCEVPPADGAEAKPEANTSAVDGLASTTKALVHQMAQYREIEQMLLSKCANTEPPEQEQQEAERFNSCLAAYRPKPQLLTGASVDLSTAIALVNKYCARLPSDTFTKLTALWRCAQSERSGVTLYQYTLRLPINSPLKHDIVGLPMTTQTLARRLAALQACVELHKIGELDDQLQPIGKEGFRALEPDWECFELEPEDEQIVQLSDEPRPGTTKRRQYYYKRIASEFCDCRPVAGAPCYLYFIKLTLQCPIPEEQNTRGRKIYPPEDAQQGFGILTMKRIPKLSAFSIFTRSGEVKVSLELAKERVVLTPEQIGCINVFLNYTFTNVLRLQKFLMLFDPDSTENCVFIVPTLKTGSPPEGSKKIDWQFLELIQANGNTMPKSVPDEERLAQPFDAQRFQDAVVMPWYRNQDQPQYFYVAEICPHLSPLSCFPGDNYRTFKHYYFVKYGLTIQNAAQPLLDVDHTSARLNFLTPRYVNRKGVALPTSSEETKRAKRENLEQKQILVPELCTVHPFPASLWRTAVCLPCILYRINGLLLADDIRKQVSADLGLGRQQIDDEEFEWPMLDFGWSLSEVLKKSRESKQKDAVVNGKDQAKEKESEPPPVESEPPLVEKLAAKSANELIIEGEQKLQNEDDDFIEIGTWSNDMADDIASFNDDEDDEDEDEESTYLPVLPANVKFCDQHTRYGSPTFWDVSNADGSLKQPKNKGNQQQSSAGKGKGAGKPSFTFYDSDNSLGSSYGDDDHGMPLSYFHGNYSSDEDAVADDIDAGRIEFTSKNEAETIETAQDVEKRQKQISIIQATNANERQYQQTKNLLIGFKFEEQLQQQEQQQASAKPSVDYEQSILKLQSEIESSGMLVPHDQQLALKRADPAEAHVTTYSMIELLKLLLPYVPEDKLLHKLGERPELQLSDLIDLNADWVSGHSEEEIYSVLGCGDSFDNYNDQHRMDLGEKQLRLQYASRKISAASPVKAALPMILPAGFSFDLQPELVGHPGPSPSVILQALTMSNANDGINLERLETIGDSFLKYAITTYLYITYENVHEGKLSHLRSKQVANLNLYRLGRRKRLGEYMIATKFEPHDNWLPPCYYVPKELEKALIEAKIPTHHWKLADLLDIKNLSSVQICEMVREKAEALGLPGSAEQATPQATTVPLDESNDSCNDFSCFIPYNLVSQHSIPDKSIADCVEALIGAYLIECGPRGALLFMAWLGVRVLPYSRQPAPASDSERTPGSTTPDAKQMVTVYGSWPTPRSPLLHYAPNAERELEHLLSGFEEFEASLGYRFRDRSYLLQAMTHASYTPNRLTDCYQRLEFLGDAVLDYLITRHLYEDPRQHSPGALTDLRSALVNNTIFASLAVRHGFHKFFRHLSPGLNDVIDRFVRIQQENGHSISEEYYLLSEEECDDAEDVEVPKALGDVFESIAGAIFLDSNMSLDVVWHVYSNMMSPEIEQFSNSVPKSPIRELLELEPETAKFGKPEKLADGRRVRVTVDVFCKGTFRGIGRNYRIAKCTAAKCALRQLKKQGLIAKKD from the exons ATGGCGTTCCATTGGTGCGACAACAATTTGCACACGACGGTGTTCACGCCGCGCGACTTCCAAGTGGAGCTGCTGGCAGCCGCGTACGAGCGGAACACCATCATCTGCCTGGGACACAGGAGCTCCAAGGAGTTCATTGCCCTGAAGCTACTCCAGGAGCTGTCCAGGCGGGGCCGTCGCCATGGCAAGGTTAGTGTATACCTCAGCTGCCAGGTGGGAATCAACAAGGAGCCAGCGTCCATTTACACGATGCTCACGCACCTGACCGACCTGCGAGTGTGGCAGGAGCAGCCAGACATGCAGACACCCTTTGCCCACAACTGGATGGACTATCATGTGTCCATTTTGCGGCCGGAGGGGTTTCTCTGCCTGCTAGTTTCGGGCGAGCTGCCGCTGACCAGCGTTGAGCTGATTGTTCTGGAAGACTGCCATGACAGCGCCGTCTATCAGCGGATACTGCCCATTTTCTTGGATCACATATTGCCGGCGCGGCCTGCGGACAGACCGAGAATCTTGGGCCTGGCCGGTCCCCTGCACAGCGCTGGCTgcgagctgcagcagctgagCGCCATGCTGGTGACCCTCGAGCAGAATGTCCTCTGTCGCATCGAGACGGCCAGCGACATTGTCACCGTGCTGAGGTACTGCTCGAAGCCCCACGAATACATCGTCCAGTGTGCGCCGTTCGAGATGGATGAGCTGTCGCTGGTTCTGGCCGACATACTGAACACGCACAAGTCCTTTCTGATGGATCATCGATACGATCCCTTCGAGATATACGGCATGGACCAGTTCATGGAGGATCTGAAAG ATATACCCGATCCCAAGCTGGATCCACTGAATGTGATTGACTCCTTGCTGGTCGTTCTGCATGAGATGGGTCCCTGGTGCACGCAGCGGGCCGCCCACCATTTCTATCAGAGCAACGAGAAGCTGAAGGTGAAGACGCCACACGAACGGCACTACCTGCTGTACTGCCTCGTGAGCACGGCCCTCGTGCAGCTGCACTCCCTCTGCGATCACACATTCCAGAAGCAACTAGGAGGAGACCCACGGCAGACCATTGAGCGGTATTCCAGTCCCAAAGTGAAGCGCCTGCTGCAAACGCTGCGCTGCTTCAAGCCGGAGGagggccatggccatggccatggacatggacatgggcaAGCCGAAGTGCTGCGCAAGATGCGCCATCAAGTGGAGCAGGCGGATTTCAATAAGCTCTCGCATGCGCTGGAGACCAAGTGCCAGGTGGTGGATCAACTGGAGACGCAGGCAACGGACGCACGCACTCTGGTGGCCAATCTGGAGCACATGCTGCAGCATCCAGAGGGCAAACCCATGCCGAGGCGCAACAGCCATCGACCCctgccaccagcagcatcagcagccacGGCTCAGGCGCAGTCGTCCCCAGCGAAGGGAAAGCACAGCGCCAACCCGCACAACCGTGTCCGGAGACGAGTGTACACGCGGCGCCACAACAGGGACCAGCACGATGGTGGGGATACCCTGTGTGCTTTGATctactgcaatcagaaccacACGGCACGTGTGCTGTTCGAGCTGCTGGCGGAGATGGGCAAGCGGGATGCCGATTTGAAGTTCCTGCGCTGCCAGTACACCACAGATCGGGTGGCCGATCCCACCACAGAGCCCAAGGAGGCCGAGCTGGAGCACCGCAGGCAGGAGGAGGTGCTCAAGCGCTTTCGCATGCACGATTGCAATGTTCTGATCGGTACATCGGTCCTTGAGGAGGGCATCGATGTGCCCAAGTGCAATCTCGTTGTCCGCTGGGATCCGCCGACCACCTACCGCAGCTACGTCCAGTGCAAAGGGCGGGCCCGGGCCGCCCCAGCCTACCATGTCATTCTGGTGGCTCCCAGATATACCAGTCCCGCGATTGGGGTCGTGCAATTGACGGACAAGAGTCATCGCTTTATCTGCGgcgctggaggaggagcagccgaCTCGACGGAAGTGGACAGCGATTCCGATGACTCGGCCATGCCGAATTCCCTGGGCTCCGATCCCTATACGTTTGGCACGGCACGTGGCACAGTAAAGATCCTCAATCCCGAGGTGTTTAGCAGTGTGCCGCCCATGGCATGCGAGATTAAAGAGATCCAGGACGAGACGCCAGCCATTGCCATGGATAGCAGCAATTCCAGCGACGAGGCCGTGAGTCTGAACAACACCCCGCCCAGTGAGAGCCAGTCCAGTGGTGATCCCAAGATCCCCAGGAAGCGCTTTCAATGTGAGGTCCCGCCCGCAGATGGCGCTGAGGCCAAACCGGAAGCGAATACCTCGGCCGTGGATGGCCTGGCCAGCACCACAAAGGCATTAGTCCATCAGATGGCCCAGTATCGGGAGATCGAACAGATGCTGCTCTCAAAATGTGCGAACACCGAGCCGcccgagcaggagcagcaggaggcggaACGCTTCAACAGCTGCCTGGCTGCGTACCGGCCCAAGCCGCAGCTCCTCACGGGCGCCTCTGTAGACCTGAGCACGGCCATAGCGCTGGTCAACAAGTACTGCGCTCGATTGCCCAGCGATACGTTCACCAAGCTGACGGCCCTGTGGCGCTGTGCCCAGAGCGAACGCTCGGGCGTCACCCTCTATCAGTACACACTACGCCTGCCCATCAACTCGCCGCTGAAACATGACATTGTG GGTCTGCCGATGACCACGCAGACGTTAGCGCGACGTCTGGCTGCCCTGCAGGCCTGCGTGGAGCTGCACAAGATTGGCGAACTGGATGATCAACTGCAGCCCATTGGCAAGGAGGGTTTCCGTGCCTTGGAGCCCGACTGGGAGTGCTTTGAGCTGGAGCCCGAGGACGAGCAGATCGTGCAGCTCAGCGACGAGCCGCGACCGGGTACGACAAAGCGACGACAGTACTACTACAAGCGCATTGCCTCCGAGTTCTGTGACTGTCGACCGGTGGCCGGGGCACCCTGCTACCTGTACTTCATCAAGCTGACGCTTCAGTGCCCCATACCCGAGGAGCAGAACACCCGGGGCAGGAAGATCTATCCGCCGGAAGATGCCCAGCAGGGCTTCGGCATACTCACCATGAAGCGGATACCCAAGCTGAGTGCCTTCTCGATTTTCACACGGTCCGGGGAGGTGAAGGTCTCGCTGGAGCTGGCCAAGGAGCGTGTGGTGCTGACGCCCGAACAGATTGGCTGCATCAATGTCTTCCTGAACTACACGTTCACCAACGTGCTGCGCCTGCAGAAGTTCCTCATGCTCTTCGATCCCGATTCCACCGAGAACTGTGTCTTCATTGTGCCCACCCTGAAGACGGGGTCGCCGCCGGAGGGCAGCAAAAAGATCGACTGGCAGTTCCTGGAGCTGATCCAAGCCAATGGAAATACCATGCCCAAATCGGTGCCCGACGAGGAGCGCCTGGCGCAGCCCTTCGATGCCCAGCGGTTTCAGGATGCCGTCGTGATGCCCTGGTACCGCAACCAGGACCAGCCGCAGTACTTCTACGTGGCCGAGATCTGTCCGCATCTGTCGCCGCTGAGCTGCTTCCCCGGCGACAACTATCGCACCTTCAAGCACTACTATTTCGTGAAATATGGCCTGACCATACAGAATGCCGCTCAGCCCCTGCTCGACGTCGATCACACGAGTGCGCGGCTCAACTTTCTCACGCCGCGGTATGTCAATCGGAAGGGCGTGGCCCTGCCCACCAGCTCCGAGGAGACGAAGCGCGCCAAGCGGGAGAATCtcgaacagaaacagatactAGTGCCAGAGCTGTGCACCGTGCATCCGTTTCCCGCCTCTCTATGGCGCACGGCTGTGTGTTTGCCCTGCATCCTGTATCGCATCAATGGACTGCTCCTGGCGGATGACATACGCAAGCAGGTGTCCGCAGATCTGGGACTGGGTCGGCAGCAGATCGACGACGAGGAGTTTGAGTGGCCCATGCTGGACTTTGGCTGGAGTCTGTCGGAGGTCCTCAAGAAGTCGCGTGAGTCCAAGCAAAAGGATGCCGTCGTCAATGGCAAGGATCAGGCGAAGGAGAAGGAAAGCGAACCCCCGCCAGTGGAAAGTGAACCCCCCTTAGTGGAGAAGTTGGCCGCCAAGAGCGCCAACGAACTGATCATCGAGGGGGAACAGAAGCTGCAGAATGAGGACGATGATTTCATTGAGATTGGGACTTGGTCGAACGACATGGCCGATGACATAGCGTCCTTCAACGATGACGAGGatgacgaagacgaagacgaggagTCCACCTATCTGCCCGTACTGCCAGCCAATGTAAAGTTCT GCGATCAGCACACCCGCTATGGGTCGCCCACCTTCTGGGACGTGAGCAACGCCGACGGGTCGCTAAAGCAGCCGAAAAACAAGGGCAACCAACAGCAGAGTTCCGCTGGCAAGGGCAAGGGGGCGGGCAAGCCCAGTTTCACCTTCTACGACTCGGACAACTCTTTGGGCTCCAGCTATGGGGACGATGATCATGGGATGCCGCTCAGCTATTTCCATGGCAACTATAGCTCTGATGAGGATGCTGTGGCGGATGATATTGATGCGGGACGCATTGAATTCACATCGAAAAACGAAGCGGAGACGATTGAGACGGCCCAGGATGTGGAGAAGCGACAGAAGCAGATCTCCATTATCCAGGCGACGAACGCGAACGAGCGACAGTACCAGCAGACGAAGAATCTGTTGATTGGCTTCAAATtcgaggagcagctgcagcaacaggaacagcagcaggcgtCTGCAAAGCCCAGCGTGGACTACGAGCAGTCGATCCTCAAGCTGCAGTCGGAGATTGAGAGCTCTGGCATGTTGGTGCCTCACGATCAGCAGCTGGCCCTGAAGCGGGCCGATCCTGCCGAGGCCCATGTGACCACCTACTCGATGATTGAGCTGCTGAAGCTGTTGCTGCCCTACGTCCCGGAGGACAAGCTGCTGCACAAATTGGGCGAACGGCCAGAGCTTCAGCTGTCGGATCTGATTGATCTGAATGCGGATTGGGTTAGCGGACACTCCGAGGAGGAGATCTACAGCGTATTGGGCTGTGGGGACAGCTTTGACAACTACAACGATCAGCACAGAATGGACCTTGGTGAGAAGCAGCTGCGATTGCAGTACGCTTCGAGGAAGATCAGTGCCGCCAGCCCCGTAAAGGCCGCCCTGCCCATGATCCTGCCCGCGGGCTTCAGCTTTGATCTTCAGCCCGAGCTTGTGGGCCATCCcggacccagtcccagtgTCATTCTGCAGGCGCTGACCATGTCGAATGCCAACGATGGCATCAATCTGGAGCGCCTGGAGACCATCGGTGACTCGTTCCTCAAGTATGCCATCACCACCTATCTGTACATCACGTACGAGAACGTCCACGAGGGCAAGCTGAGCCACCTGCGGTCCAAGCAGGTGGCCAACCTCAATCTGTACCGCCTGGGCCGGCGCAAGCGGCTGGGCGAGTATATGATAGCCACCAAATTCGAGCCGCACGACAACTGGCTGCCGCCGTGCTACTACGTGCCcaaggagctggagaaggCCCTGATCGAGGCCAAGATACCCACCCACCACTGGAAGCTGGCCGATCTGCTGGACATCAAAAATCTGAGCAGCGTCCAGATATGCGAGATGGTGCGCGAGAAGGCCGAGGCACTGGGACTCCCTGGAAGCGCAGAGCAAGCAACGCCACAGGCGACAACGGTTCCCCTGGACGAATCGAACGACAGCTGCAACGATTTCAGTTGCTTTATACCCTACAATCTGGTGTCGCAGCACAGCATACCGGACAAGTCCATTGCCGACTGTGTGGAGGCCCTGATTGGGGCCTACCTCATCGAGTGCGGACCCCGCGGAGCGCTACTCTTTATGGCCTGGCTGGGAGTGCGTGTGCTGCCGTATAGCCGCCAGCCGGCGCCTGCCAGCGATTCGGAACGGACGCCCGGCAGCACCACACCCGATGCCAAGCAAATGGTGACGGTATATGGCTCTTGGCCAACGCCACGCAGTCCCCTGCTGCACTATGCCCCCAATGCGGAGAGGGAGCTGGAGCATCTGCTCAGCGGCTTCGAGGAGTTTGAGGCCAGCCTGGGATACAGGTTCCGCGATCGTTCCTACCTGCTGCAGGCCATGACGCACGCCAGCTACACGCCCAATCGACTGACGGACTGCTACCAGCGGCTGGAGTTCCTGGGCGATGCCGTCCTCGACTACTTGATCACACGCCACCTGTACGAGGATCCGCGCCAGCACTCGCCTGGGGCCCTCACCGATCTTCGTTCCGCGTTGGTGAACAACACAATATTCGCCTCGCTGGCCGTGCGACACGGTTTCCATAAGTTCTTCCGTCATCTATCGCCTGGACTGAACGATGTCATCGATCGGTTTGTGCGCATCCAACAGGAGAACGGCCACAGCATCAGCGAGGAG TACTACTTGCTCTCCGAGGAGGAGTGCGACGATGCCGAGGACGTTGAGGTTCCCAAGGCCTTGGGCGATGTCTTCGAGTCGATAGCCGGGGCCATCTTTCTCGACTCGAACATGTCCTTGGATGTGGTCTGGCATGTCTACAGCAATATGATGAGCCCGGAAATCGAGCAGTTCAGCAACTCAGTGCCAAAGTCCCCTATACGGGAACTGCTCGAACTGGAGCCGGAGACGGCCAAATTTGGGAAGCCGGAGAAGCTGGCCGACGGACGTCGGGTACGCGTCACCGTCGATGTCTTCTGCAAGGGCACCTTCCGTGGCATTGGACGCAACTACCGAATAGCCAAGTGTACGGCAGCCAAGTGCGCACTGCGGCAGCTCAAGAAGCAGGGTCTGATTGCCAAGAAAGACTAA
- the LOC4800936 gene encoding transmembrane protein 47 isoform X2, translating to MAPTTTIETITITRPLKVIAFICGVIVVALMCMALASTDWLMAADWRQGLFVHCIEDDSVAPLPFNIQDPPGCYWTRDVGYIKATAALCIITLITDVIATVLTGMGLKTQNHNLKYKFYRIAVLVMLVSLLAVLSALIVYPVCFAGELTMANRRVWEFGWAYGVGWGAAIFLFGAVVLLLCDKESEEIYYKERKIVHENQMRA from the exons ATGGCGCCGACAACAACGATTGAGACCATCACAATCACGAGGCCACTCAAG GTGATTGCATTTATCTGTGGCGTCATTGTGGTGGCCCTCATGTGTATGGCCCTGGCCTCAACAGACTGGCTGATGGCCGCTGACTGGCGGCAGGGCCTCTTTGTGCACTGCATTGAGGATGATTCGGTGGCGCCGCTGCCGTTTAACATACAGGATCCACCAGGTTGCTACTGGACCCGGGACGTAG GCTACATTAAGGCCACGGCTGCGCTCTGCATTATCACATTGATAACAGATGTCATTGCCACAGTGCTGACCGGCATGGGCCTAAAAACACAGAATCATAATCTAAAATATAAGTTTTATCGCATAGCGGTATTGGTGATGCTTGTTTCCT TGCTGGCCGTACTGTCCGCCTTGATCGTGTATCCTGTGTGCTTTGCCGGCGAGCTGACCATGG CCAATCGTCGAGTTTGGGAGTTTGGCTGGGCCTATGGCGTGGGCTGGGGTGCTGCCATCTTCCTGTTTGGCGCCGTGGTCCTGCTGCTCTGTGACAAGGAATCGGAGGAGATCTACTACAAGGAGAGGAAGATCGTACATGAAAACCAAATGCGCGCCTAG
- the RNF220 gene encoding E3 ubiquitin-protein ligase Rnf220 produces MATDTVSNGENYHLPSDDDVICPTCNVKIKRCQVADHCQVEMERLHTVVPPISTPPTSTLTTTTTTSTSQSGSGGRQPWSVFQRVQKNRQTRQRQRTRKRPSSPPAPVAAPPEPSTSACPVCNKNFPQGRIQEHANECLRNSRRNGQANGERHSSDDTDDSEEYEEYEWAGQKRIRVSTLVQGGYSALNMGQTIKYNGSQQANEDEDEDLNVDEDDTQIYGPTQYGEADVIPTVDGESGGDVSEADVTNYVRRLISSNEAPKSNHSSDATATVEAAVEQQPGTESAAASSREAPSTSRSTRSASQNQQLVIEALRAKLRLYENQSQSKFKCLICLDDYKNPAISVSCWHVHCEQCWLQTLGARKLCPQCNSITTPKDLRRIYL; encoded by the coding sequence ATGGCCACAGACACAGTGTCCAACGGCGAGAACTATCACCTGCCCAGCGACGACGATGTGATATGCCCCACATGTAATGTCAAAATCAAGCGCTGCCAGGTGGCTGACCACTGCCAGGTGGAAATGGAGCGCCTGCACACAGTGGTTCCACCCATAAGTACACCACCAACATCGACTCTTacgacaaccacaacaacatcaacatcacAGTCTGGATCTGGCGGAAGGCAGCCGTGGAGTGTGTTCCAGCGTGTGCAGAAAAATCGCCAGACCCGACAGCGACAACGCACGCGAAAGCGTCCCTCCTCTCCGCCAGCGCCGGTGGCTGCCCCACCTGAACCATCCACCTCCGCCTGTCCCGTGTGCAACAAGAACTTCCCGCAGGGCCGCATCCAGGAGCACGCGAATGAGTGTCTGCGAAACAGTCGCAGAAACGGCCAGGCCAACGGTGAACGCCACTCCAGCGACGATACCGACGACAGCGAGGAGTACGAAGAGTACGAGTGGGCAGGCCAGAAACGCATTCGCGTGTCCACGCTCGTGCAGGGCGGCTATTCGGCCCTGAACATGGGCCAGACCATAAAGTACAATGGCAGCCAGCAGGCCAAtgaagacgaggacgaggatcTCAATGTGGATGAGGACGATACGCAGATCTACGGGCCCACACAGTACGGGGAAGCAGATGTGATTCCCACGGTGGACGGAGAATCCGGTGGCGATGTCTCGGAGGCAGATGTCACGAACTACGTCCGCAGACTGATTTCGTCCAACGAAGCACCCAAGTCGAATCATTCCAGCGATGCTACTGCCACTGTGGAGGCTGCCGTTGAGCAGCAGCCAGGGACTGAATCAGCAGCGGCATCCTCCAGGGAGGCGCCATCCACTTCTCGCTCCACGCGGTCGGCCTCTCAGAACCAGCAACTGGTCATCGAGGCGCTAAGGGCCAAGCTGCGCCTCTACGAGAACCAGTCGCAGAGCAAGTTCAAGTGCCTGATCTGCCTCGACGACTACAAGAATCCCGCCATCTCTGTCTCCTGCTGGCATGTGCACTGCGAGCAGTGCTGGTTGCAGACGCTCGGTGCCCGCAAGCTATGTCCCCAGTGCAATTCGATCACGACACCGAAAGACCTGCGTCGGATTTACCTGTAG